A section of the Agarivorans litoreus genome encodes:
- a CDS encoding NUDIX hydrolase, translating into MRLLKSTVHPDLSSLDGKVLERVAARAIVLKGEDILLMYTERYNDYTLPGGGVDQGENLIEGLKRELSEETGAQNIRDIQAFGCYEEYRPWYKDDADYMHMLSYCYLCKIDDELAENALEDYEINNGMKPVWLNIHSSIAHNLETIASNPKAGMSVERETFLLQKVVAECLINSPLKQAV; encoded by the coding sequence ATGCGTTTATTAAAGTCTACTGTTCACCCTGATCTCAGTTCCCTTGATGGCAAGGTTTTAGAGCGAGTTGCTGCAAGAGCAATTGTGCTAAAGGGGGAAGATATTTTGTTAATGTATACCGAGCGTTATAACGATTACACCTTGCCTGGCGGCGGTGTTGACCAAGGCGAAAATCTGATTGAAGGCTTAAAGCGGGAGCTGAGTGAAGAAACTGGTGCTCAGAATATACGCGATATTCAGGCCTTTGGCTGCTATGAAGAATATCGCCCCTGGTATAAAGATGATGCTGATTACATGCATATGCTGTCCTATTGCTACTTGTGCAAAATTGATGATGAACTTGCAGAAAATGCCTTAGAAGACTACGAAATCAACAATGGAATGAAGCCCGTCTGGTTGAACATTCATAGCTCCATCGCCCATAACCTAGAGACTATCGCCAGTAATCCTAAAGCGGGTATGTCGGTTGAGCGCGAGACCTTTTTACTGCAAAAAGTGGTGGCGGAATGTTTGATCAACTCGCCACTTAAGCAGGCGGTTTAA
- a CDS encoding class I SAM-dependent methyltransferase produces MDTRNKFWDKHASSYAKRTISDIPSYEKKLALSREYFSKDATAIEVGCGTGSTALLHAPYLKHILATDISAAMLDIAERKRQEQQIDNLSFQQATVEELVVDEPVDIVFALNLIHLLEDKETAIATIKSWLKPGGVLISSTPCLGDRMKFFKLIGPIGKALGLMPLVRVFTEQELLNSFQQQGFSIDTKWRPEKALSVFLVART; encoded by the coding sequence ATGGATACTCGCAATAAGTTTTGGGACAAACATGCTAGCTCTTACGCTAAGCGCACTATTTCAGATATTCCCAGCTATGAGAAAAAACTGGCACTTAGCCGCGAGTACTTTTCTAAAGATGCTACGGCCATTGAAGTGGGCTGTGGTACCGGCTCAACCGCATTACTACATGCCCCTTATCTAAAGCATATTCTCGCCACCGATATCTCAGCCGCAATGTTAGATATTGCAGAGCGAAAACGCCAAGAACAGCAAATAGACAATCTAAGCTTTCAGCAAGCAACAGTCGAAGAATTAGTGGTAGATGAGCCAGTAGACATCGTCTTTGCACTTAACCTGATTCACCTATTGGAAGACAAAGAAACCGCTATAGCGACCATAAAAAGTTGGCTAAAACCAGGTGGGGTGCTAATTAGTAGCACTCCTTGTTTGGGCGACAGAATGAAATTTTTTAAGCTAATTGGCCCAATTGGTAAAGCACTAGGCCTGATGCCTTTAGTAAGAGTGTTTACCGAGCAAGAACTGCTGAATAGCTTTCAACAGCAAGGCTTTAGCATCGACACCAAGTGGCGACCAGAGAAAGCTCTATCAGTGTTTTTGGTGGCGCGCACTTAA
- a CDS encoding LysR family transcriptional regulator has protein sequence MDRRSINFDWNRARAFLVTAEEGSLSAAARALAMTQPTLSRQVAALEQELGVSLFERVGGRLSLTTSGVELLAHVQAMGQAANNLSLSASGRAEAIEGDVCISASEAVAAFVLPSIVEKLRLHAPGVRVEIIASNDSSDLLRREADIAIRAYQPTELELIARRVADIDVHLYAAKSYLAKWPQPRTIQSLADAKFLAFDKNDELINELAKLGFSLKQSNFPAVVSNHLVQWELVKQGVGIGFMLEQVGDSEPLVERAFPSLAAIATQSWLVVHRELNTSRRLRMVYDFLAEQLS, from the coding sequence ATGGATAGGCGTTCTATAAATTTTGATTGGAATAGGGCTCGGGCTTTTTTGGTCACCGCTGAAGAAGGCTCTTTATCCGCTGCTGCACGCGCATTAGCGATGACTCAGCCTACTTTAAGTCGCCAAGTGGCGGCCTTAGAGCAAGAGCTAGGGGTTTCCTTGTTCGAGCGAGTGGGGGGCAGGCTAAGCCTCACCACCAGTGGTGTAGAGTTATTGGCACATGTTCAAGCCATGGGCCAAGCGGCGAATAATTTGTCTTTATCTGCTTCAGGTAGGGCAGAAGCCATTGAAGGTGATGTATGCATTTCAGCTTCGGAGGCCGTGGCAGCTTTTGTTCTGCCGAGTATTGTTGAGAAACTACGGTTACATGCCCCAGGTGTGCGAGTAGAGATTATTGCCAGCAATGATTCTAGCGACCTATTACGCCGAGAAGCAGATATTGCCATTCGGGCATATCAACCTACCGAATTGGAGTTAATCGCTCGCCGTGTTGCAGATATTGATGTGCATTTATATGCGGCTAAAAGCTACTTAGCAAAGTGGCCACAGCCTCGCACTATTCAAAGTTTGGCTGATGCAAAGTTTCTCGCTTTCGATAAAAACGATGAGTTGATTAATGAGCTGGCTAAGCTTGGTTTCTCACTTAAGCAAAGTAACTTTCCGGCGGTAGTTAGCAACCATTTAGTCCAGTGGGAGCTGGTGAAACAGGGCGTTGGTATTGGCTTTATGTTAGAGCAAGTAGGCGACAGCGAGCCCTTGGTGGAGCGCGCCTTTCCTTCTCTAGCTGCAATCGCTACACAATCTTGGCTGGTGGTTCATCGAGAGCTAAATACCAGCCGACGACTGCGTATGGTGTATGACTTTTTGGCCGAGCAACTAAGCTAG
- a CDS encoding ureidoglycolate lyase: MKKLSLQPLTQAAFAPFGDVVACDRVSPFAINGGTTSRFHDLAELQASGSQAKLIVSIFRGQAFQLPLAIDMLEHHPYGSQLFMPLSQRPYVVVVAKPGELDEDSICAFWAQPDQGVNYHSGVWHHPLISLQQTSDFLVIDRSGEEANCVEQQLSESIELQLA, encoded by the coding sequence ATGAAAAAACTCAGCTTACAGCCGCTTACTCAAGCGGCCTTTGCGCCCTTTGGTGATGTGGTGGCCTGCGACCGAGTCTCGCCTTTTGCAATCAATGGTGGAACCACCAGTCGCTTCCACGACTTGGCAGAATTACAAGCCAGTGGCAGCCAAGCCAAGCTGATTGTCTCGATATTTCGCGGTCAAGCCTTTCAGCTGCCACTAGCCATAGATATGCTGGAACACCATCCCTATGGCAGCCAGCTATTTATGCCCTTGTCCCAACGCCCCTACGTGGTAGTGGTGGCAAAACCTGGTGAGCTAGATGAAGATAGCATTTGCGCTTTTTGGGCACAGCCTGACCAAGGCGTTAACTATCACAGCGGGGTATGGCATCACCCTTTGATTAGCTTGCAGCAAACTAGCGACTTTTTGGTGATTGACCGAAGCGGCGAAGAAGCCAATTGTGTAGAACAGCAACTAAGTGAAAGTATAGAATTACAGCTAGCTTAG
- the alc gene encoding allantoicase produces the protein MSQAITAPAATDAPAFSQQCVNLADNRLGSQIIAVSDDFFAKAERMLNHLPALFYPDKYDDNGKWMDGWESRRRRDAGHDWCIVKLGVAGKVKGLQLDTSFFTGNFAPAASVEACYCEQDTPPSDTQWHSILSASALSADNHHFFAVDTEQPISHLKINIFPDGGIARLRVFGHPIPQHSSEQSIDLVALKNGGRVIGYNDAHYGTPSNLLAPGKGVNMGDGWETRRRREPGNDWCIIALGQAGEVDKIEVATTHFKGNFPDKLSIQAANIQDPNDLSLISQSMFWQELLPAKSLSADNDHHFNELNSLGTITHIRVNIYPDGGISRLRLWGKSA, from the coding sequence ATGAGCCAAGCCATAACTGCCCCAGCTGCCACCGATGCGCCAGCCTTTAGCCAACAGTGTGTAAACTTAGCCGACAACCGTTTAGGCAGCCAAATCATCGCAGTGAGTGACGATTTTTTTGCCAAAGCCGAGCGCATGCTCAACCACTTGCCGGCGCTGTTTTACCCAGACAAATATGATGATAACGGCAAATGGATGGACGGATGGGAAAGCCGCCGCCGTCGTGATGCAGGCCACGACTGGTGCATCGTAAAACTAGGGGTTGCAGGCAAGGTTAAAGGACTACAACTAGATACTAGCTTTTTTACCGGTAATTTTGCCCCAGCGGCCAGTGTTGAAGCCTGCTACTGCGAGCAAGATACACCACCAAGTGATACCCAATGGCACAGTATTCTCTCTGCCAGTGCTTTAAGTGCCGATAACCACCACTTTTTTGCAGTAGACACTGAGCAGCCGATTAGTCATCTAAAAATTAATATTTTCCCCGATGGTGGCATTGCCCGTTTACGGGTATTTGGCCACCCCATCCCACAACACTCAAGTGAGCAAAGCATTGATCTAGTTGCCCTTAAAAATGGCGGCAGAGTCATTGGATACAATGATGCGCATTACGGTACGCCCAGCAATCTACTTGCGCCAGGCAAAGGCGTTAACATGGGCGATGGTTGGGAAACCCGTCGCCGCCGAGAGCCGGGTAACGATTGGTGCATTATTGCTTTAGGCCAAGCTGGCGAGGTTGATAAAATTGAAGTGGCCACCACTCACTTTAAAGGTAACTTCCCCGACAAACTGTCGATACAAGCCGCCAATATTCAAGATCCTAACGATTTAAGCTTGATCAGCCAGAGTATGTTTTGGCAGGAGTTATTGCCCGCTAAGTCACTTAGCGCCGACAATGACCATCACTTTAACGAGCTAAACTCGCTTGGCACCATCACTCATATTCGAGTGAATATTTACCCCGATGGCGGCATCAGTCGCCTGCGCTTATGGGGTAAATCAGCTTAA
- a CDS encoding MurR/RpiR family transcriptional regulator — translation MTKSACAFNQRIVEHYPQLSAKARVVADYLQHHPDKVLIQSTAEIASACQVSKASVSRFFRQLGYQDHQQVCDELRQEREWGQPLLTSEASDTSEHSDLAAISQVFKQLEQIDCEALVKQISQAKRITIIGYRNSYPLALHFRQQLMQCRKQVYLLPVPGQSIGEELAQLGDKDLVIVIGIRRRPKLFTALIEQLQNLNCLLITDQSGQCYRTQVSQLLVCPMSNHSALDSYAAPMSLLAHLSNKVYDYLAHSAQTHSNQVSNNYQLLDELEAHH, via the coding sequence ATGACAAAATCGGCCTGTGCATTTAACCAACGTATTGTTGAACACTATCCACAGCTTTCGGCCAAAGCGCGGGTAGTAGCAGATTACTTGCAGCATCATCCCGATAAAGTATTGATTCAATCAACCGCCGAAATCGCTAGCGCTTGCCAAGTGTCCAAAGCCAGTGTGAGCCGTTTTTTCCGTCAACTGGGTTACCAAGATCATCAACAAGTCTGTGACGAGCTCCGCCAAGAGCGCGAATGGGGACAACCACTGTTAACCAGTGAAGCGAGCGATACTAGTGAACACAGCGATTTAGCCGCCATTAGTCAGGTATTTAAGCAGCTAGAACAGATTGATTGCGAGGCTTTAGTGAAGCAAATTAGCCAAGCCAAACGGATAACTATTATTGGCTATCGCAACAGCTATCCACTGGCTTTGCACTTTCGCCAGCAATTAATGCAGTGTCGCAAACAGGTGTATTTATTGCCGGTTCCGGGTCAAAGCATTGGTGAAGAGCTAGCGCAACTTGGCGATAAAGACTTAGTGATAGTGATAGGTATTCGCCGCAGACCCAAATTATTTACGGCACTTATAGAGCAATTACAAAATCTTAATTGCCTGCTAATTACCGACCAAAGTGGCCAATGCTATCGCACTCAAGTAAGTCAATTATTGGTCTGCCCGATGAGCAATCACTCTGCCTTAGACAGCTATGCAGCGCCGATGAGCTTGCTCGCCCATTTAAGCAACAAGGTCTACGATTACTTAGCGCATTCAGCCCAAACCCATAGCAACCAAGTCAGCAATAATTATCAATTACTTGATGAGCTAGAAGCTCACCACTAA
- a CDS encoding amino acid ABC transporter ATP-binding protein: MVSIEQIHKYYGQHHVLKGIDLKIKAGEVISIIGRSGSGKSTLLRCINGLEPFQSGAIIVDKQAVSEDEKQLRLLSRSVGMVFQNFNLFPHMTAGENIMLAPKLVLGKSQQECSELAKEVLEKVGLADKFDQYPTSMSGGQQQRVAIARSLAMSPKVLLCDEITSALDPELVGEVLKVLEQLAAEGMTLILVTHEMNFARDVGDRVVFMHQGKVWETGDSKQVFAQPQTTELQSFISAVL; encoded by the coding sequence CTGGTTAGTATTGAACAAATTCATAAGTATTACGGCCAACACCATGTGCTAAAAGGCATAGACTTAAAAATAAAGGCTGGCGAAGTTATCTCTATTATTGGCCGCAGCGGTTCTGGGAAAAGCACTCTATTGCGTTGCATTAATGGTTTAGAACCCTTTCAAAGTGGTGCCATTATTGTAGATAAACAAGCGGTAAGCGAAGACGAAAAACAGCTTAGGCTACTTAGCCGTAGTGTAGGTATGGTGTTTCAAAACTTTAACCTCTTCCCCCACATGACCGCTGGCGAAAACATTATGTTAGCGCCCAAGTTAGTACTGGGTAAAAGTCAGCAAGAATGTAGCGAGCTAGCAAAAGAAGTGCTAGAAAAAGTGGGTTTAGCCGACAAGTTTGATCAATACCCCACTAGCATGTCGGGCGGCCAACAACAACGCGTGGCCATTGCCCGCTCTTTGGCTATGTCGCCTAAAGTATTGCTGTGTGACGAAATCACCTCGGCCCTCGACCCTGAGCTGGTAGGCGAAGTACTCAAAGTATTGGAACAACTAGCCGCCGAAGGCATGACGCTAATTTTAGTCACCCACGAAATGAACTTTGCTCGCGACGTTGGTGATAGAGTGGTCTTTATGCACCAAGGAAAGGTGTGGGAAACCGGCGACAGCAAACAGGTGTTTGCTCAGCCCCAAACCACCGAGTTACAAAGCTTTATTTCTGCAGTGTTATAA
- a CDS encoding amino acid ABC transporter permease, with amino-acid sequence MMQFTDWDILRNLLLAARWTVLLSLIAFASGGLVALLLTFMRISKNPVLSALVKGYVELFQGTPLLMQLFVTFFGLSLIGIDVSAWSAAIIGLTLFTSAFLCEIWRGCIESLPKGQWEASRTLGLSFFQTMRYVILPQALTVAIAPTVGFSVQVVKGTALTSIIGFVELTKSGTMLNNATFQPFKVFALVAALYFLLCFPLSLYSKHLEKKLNVTG; translated from the coding sequence ATGATGCAATTTACCGATTGGGACATCTTACGCAACTTGCTACTGGCAGCGCGTTGGACGGTCTTGTTATCACTTATTGCCTTTGCCAGCGGTGGCTTAGTTGCCCTTTTGCTAACCTTTATGCGCATAAGCAAAAACCCAGTGTTAAGCGCCTTGGTTAAAGGCTATGTAGAGCTGTTTCAAGGCACACCTCTGTTAATGCAGCTGTTTGTTACCTTCTTCGGTTTATCACTAATTGGCATTGACGTGAGCGCCTGGAGCGCTGCCATCATTGGTTTAACCTTATTCACCAGTGCCTTTTTATGTGAGATTTGGCGCGGCTGTATCGAGTCTTTACCCAAGGGCCAATGGGAAGCATCTCGCACCTTGGGTTTGAGCTTCTTTCAAACCATGCGCTACGTTATTTTGCCGCAAGCACTCACCGTAGCCATTGCCCCTACCGTTGGCTTTTCGGTGCAAGTGGTGAAAGGCACTGCACTCACATCCATTATTGGTTTTGTAGAGTTAACTAAATCCGGCACCATGCTTAACAATGCCACCTTCCAACCCTTTAAAGTGTTTGCCTTAGTGGCAGCGCTGTACTTTTTGTTGTGTTTCCCGCTGTCTTTATACAGCAAGCATTTGGAGAAGAAGCTCAATGTCACTGGTTAG
- a CDS encoding amino acid ABC transporter permease, with protein sequence MSYQLDFSGLLPYMPELAKGLLTTAELTLYSTFAGILLGTAGAAGKISNKAWLRWLISAYVEVIRNTPFIVQLFFIFFGLPALGVKLSAWQAGCLAMVINLGAYLTEIIRAGIEATPKGQWEAGKTLGLSHWHIFSRIVLPTAFQRIYPALVSQCIIVMLGSAVVSQISVEELTFSANFIQSRNFLSFESYLLTALIYLLLAIAMRQLFELAARRLFKNPAL encoded by the coding sequence ATGAGCTACCAACTAGACTTTAGTGGCTTACTGCCCTACATGCCTGAGCTTGCCAAGGGCTTACTCACCACTGCCGAGCTCACCTTGTATTCAACCTTTGCTGGGATCTTACTCGGTACTGCGGGGGCTGCGGGTAAAATAAGTAATAAAGCTTGGTTGCGCTGGCTCATAAGCGCCTATGTAGAAGTCATTCGCAATACACCGTTTATTGTGCAGTTATTCTTCATCTTTTTTGGCTTGCCAGCCTTGGGTGTAAAACTAAGTGCTTGGCAAGCGGGCTGCTTGGCCATGGTGATTAACCTAGGCGCCTACCTCACCGAAATTATTCGTGCAGGTATAGAGGCCACCCCTAAAGGCCAGTGGGAAGCGGGTAAAACCTTAGGCTTAAGCCACTGGCACATTTTTAGCCGCATTGTATTACCCACTGCGTTTCAACGTATCTATCCAGCCTTAGTTAGCCAATGCATTATCGTGATGCTGGGCTCGGCGGTGGTCTCGCAAATCTCTGTCGAAGAGCTCACGTTCTCAGCCAACTTTATTCAGTCGCGCAACTTTTTAAGCTTTGAATCTTACTTGCTCACCGCACTGATTTATTTGCTGCTAGCCATTGCCATGCGCCAACTGTTTGAGCTGGCCGCTCGTCGCCTTTTCAAAAACCCTGCATTGTAG
- a CDS encoding transporter substrate-binding domain-containing protein has protein sequence MYTFKKLFASAAILLCALSSTVSHADQLATLMERGVLKVAVPQDFPPFGSVGSDLQPMGYDIDMARYLAEQLDVKLELVPVTSANRIPYLQTRKVDLVISSLGKNAEREKAIDFSDAYAPFFLGVFGAAEVSVDSAEQLAGKTVGVTRGAVEDIELSKLVDSSTTIKRFEDNNTTLSAYLSGQVELIATGNLVATEIAKRVPNRKPETKFLLKNSPCYVGVLKGEPALVAKVNELIAKAKQSGELEKLSLAWFKTSLPKELY, from the coding sequence ATGTATACCTTCAAAAAACTATTTGCTAGCGCAGCCATTTTACTTTGCGCTCTAAGCAGCACCGTAAGCCATGCCGACCAACTAGCTACTTTAATGGAGCGCGGCGTATTAAAAGTAGCCGTGCCACAAGATTTCCCTCCGTTTGGCTCGGTGGGGAGTGATTTACAACCCATGGGTTACGACATTGATATGGCTCGCTACCTAGCAGAGCAACTGGATGTAAAACTAGAATTAGTGCCAGTAACTAGCGCTAACCGCATTCCCTACTTACAAACCCGCAAGGTTGATTTGGTTATTTCTAGCCTAGGTAAAAACGCCGAGCGTGAAAAAGCCATCGACTTCAGTGATGCATACGCACCATTTTTCCTTGGTGTATTTGGTGCCGCAGAGGTTAGCGTTGATTCTGCGGAGCAACTGGCAGGTAAAACCGTTGGTGTTACCCGTGGCGCAGTTGAAGACATAGAGCTAAGCAAGTTGGTGGATAGTTCTACCACCATTAAACGTTTTGAAGACAATAACACTACCCTGTCTGCTTACTTATCAGGCCAAGTGGAGCTTATTGCCACCGGTAATTTAGTTGCCACAGAAATTGCCAAACGCGTTCCAAACCGTAAGCCAGAGACTAAGTTCTTACTTAAAAACTCTCCGTGTTATGTAGGTGTACTTAAAGGCGAGCCAGCTCTGGTTGCCAAAGTAAACGAGCTAATTGCTAAAGCAAAACAAAGTGGTGAGTTAGAGAAACTCTCGCTTGCATGGTTTAAAACATCGTTACCTAAAGAGTTGTACTAA
- a CDS encoding spondin domain-containing protein, translating to MDLKSSLLAMPFIAVSTLSQAAVVDVKITNLTQGIYYTPLLVTAHTSDAHLFEVGTAASPALQMMAEGGDISGLVTIADGIGAVSSANPAAGLLAPTDYVMVSDLDTGSNTHLSIVAMLLPTNDGFVGKDSWEIPSEAGTYTFYMNGYDAGTEANDEIVNGGGASGTPGIPANPGMNGGTGGSGVATASSNTNIHIHPGNVGDQDATGGMSDLDSRIHRWLNPVAKVVVTVK from the coding sequence ATGGATCTCAAGTCATCTCTGTTAGCAATGCCGTTTATTGCTGTAAGTACATTAAGCCAAGCCGCGGTAGTAGACGTTAAAATTACTAACTTAACGCAAGGTATTTACTACACCCCTTTATTGGTAACTGCACATACTTCTGACGCCCACCTATTTGAAGTAGGTACAGCGGCATCGCCAGCCCTGCAAATGATGGCAGAGGGTGGAGACATCTCTGGTTTAGTCACAATTGCCGACGGTATTGGTGCTGTTTCATCAGCCAATCCAGCAGCTGGTTTGTTAGCACCAACCGATTACGTGATGGTGAGTGACCTAGATACTGGCAGTAACACCCATCTGAGTATTGTGGCGATGTTATTGCCAACCAATGATGGTTTTGTAGGTAAAGACAGCTGGGAAATTCCAAGTGAAGCAGGCACTTATACCTTCTACATGAATGGTTACGACGCTGGCACCGAAGCCAACGATGAGATTGTAAACGGCGGCGGAGCTTCTGGTACTCCCGGTATTCCAGCAAACCCTGGCATGAATGGTGGAACTGGCGGCAGTGGCGTAGCTACAGCATCAAGCAATACCAACATTCATATTCACCCTGGTAATGTGGGTGACCAAGATGCAACGGGCGGCATGAGTGACCTAGACAGCCGTATTCACCGCTGGTTAAACCCAGTTGCAAAAGTGGTTGTTACCGTTAAGTAA
- a CDS encoding spondin domain-containing protein, producing MAISSFSKRALAVAVMAAGLSACGSDDEQIVVVEPDTLGYEVTIYNDTSAQPLSPAVVGIHSATISLWTLGTSASVPLETMAEGGDASQLADMFTGDNVAVTGAGAIGPGAYETLMISAAERSDMQLSLATMMVNTNDAFTGLNGIDIGGLMVGDSMTYSLPAYDAGTEQNSEAVGTIPGPADGGEGFNAARDDVMNKVSRHPGLVTQADDPASVLRPDHRLSGTVGRVVITRTN from the coding sequence ATGGCTATCTCAAGTTTTAGTAAGAGAGCCTTGGCCGTAGCGGTAATGGCGGCAGGACTAAGTGCATGTGGCAGTGATGATGAACAAATCGTCGTAGTTGAGCCAGATACGTTAGGGTATGAAGTAACCATTTATAACGACACCTCGGCGCAGCCCTTATCACCAGCTGTAGTGGGTATTCATAGTGCAACCATCAGTTTATGGACATTGGGAACTTCTGCTAGCGTTCCTCTAGAAACCATGGCTGAAGGCGGCGATGCTAGCCAGTTAGCAGACATGTTTACCGGAGATAATGTTGCTGTTACAGGTGCTGGCGCTATTGGCCCAGGCGCTTATGAAACCTTAATGATAAGTGCTGCTGAGCGCAGCGACATGCAGTTATCACTAGCCACTATGATGGTGAACACTAACGATGCATTTACTGGGCTAAATGGTATTGATATTGGTGGTTTAATGGTAGGTGATAGCATGACCTACAGCTTGCCAGCCTATGATGCTGGAACCGAGCAAAACAGCGAAGCGGTGGGAACTATTCCTGGCCCAGCCGACGGCGGTGAAGGGTTTAACGCGGCACGTGATGATGTAATGAATAAAGTTTCGCGTCATCCCGGTCTAGTTACACAAGCCGACGACCCTGCGTCAGTATTGCGGCCAGATCATCGATTGTCTGGCACAGTGGGAAGAGTAGTGATTACTCGTACCAACTAG
- a CDS encoding response regulator transcription factor, translating to MSPRILVIEDDHDINNLITMNLNDMMYQVESCENGAQGYAKASSDNFDLIVLDLMLPGMDGLDICRHLRAEQHNTPILMLTARDSEADRVVGLEMGADDYLTKPFSVRELQARVKAMLRRVDMLVQSQQQTDATTMQWKDLSIDIGRRQVSVRNQAVELTSTEFDLLLHLAKSPGLVFSRAQLLDQVWGYKHSGYEHTVNSHINRLRTKLESDPSNPEYVLTVWGVGYKFNDV from the coding sequence ATGTCCCCGCGGATCCTGGTCATTGAAGACGACCACGATATTAATAACCTGATCACCATGAATCTAAACGACATGATGTATCAAGTGGAAAGCTGTGAGAATGGCGCGCAAGGTTATGCCAAAGCCAGCAGCGATAACTTCGACTTAATCGTGCTTGATTTAATGCTACCCGGCATGGACGGTTTAGACATTTGTCGGCATCTTCGCGCCGAGCAACACAATACGCCAATTTTAATGCTCACCGCACGCGACTCAGAGGCCGATCGGGTAGTGGGTTTAGAAATGGGCGCAGATGACTACCTCACTAAACCCTTTAGCGTGCGCGAGCTGCAAGCAAGAGTGAAAGCCATGTTGCGCCGCGTTGATATGCTAGTGCAAAGCCAGCAACAAACCGACGCCACTACCATGCAGTGGAAAGACTTATCCATCGACATTGGTCGTCGCCAAGTATCGGTGCGTAATCAGGCGGTGGAGCTTACTTCTACCGAGTTTGATTTACTGCTGCATCTGGCCAAATCACCGGGTTTAGTATTCAGCCGAGCCCAGCTATTAGACCAAGTTTGGGGCTATAAACACAGTGGCTACGAGCACACCGTAAATTCGCATATCAATCGACTACGCACCAAGTTAGAAAGCGACCCTTCTAATCCTGAATACGTGCTAACTGTGTGGGGAGTAGGGTACAAGTTTAATGATGTTTAG